The nucleotide sequence CCGTCATCGCGCTCGTGGCTCCGATGAAGCcctgcccgaaaccctagccacgggcGAGCGGGTGGTAGAGAACGGGAGCGGAGAATATCGCCGGAGGGAAGGGAGGCGTGGACCGTGGGGAGCTCGGGGCGTGCTGCGCGGCGCTGGAGGTCGCCGGAAGCggacggcgtgggtggcggcggcggtgatgacttttttttttgaaacttcggCCTCTTTATTAGATCAAATAACCATTACATCTTCCACCAGCCATCTTACAATGGATGCTGGTGGTTCCTCAACCCACAGCGAGGGTGGGTTGGAGACCGCCAGCCTAGCTAGCTCATGAGAGACACAGTTTGCCTCCCTAGGGCAATGGACGAAAGACACCGAAGTATAACCTATTAGGAAAAGGTCCAAAACGAACCTTGAAGTTGCagacgaaagctaaatcaaaccctaaACTTTGGATCCCGGAAATTGGCACTCTGAACTTGTAATCCCGGTCTATTTTGGACCATAGACCTGTTTGGCACACTGGGAATAAGAAAATCCCGGCCGGGATATCCTGCTACTCTGAATTTGGGCCGACCCACTATAACACAACAAGAAATCATGAACTTTAAAATATATTCACGCATTTCTAAATTTTCCAGCAGTTAAAAAACATTCCTGTTTTCTATTTATCGCACAATTAATTTATTTtgtgttttgaattttttatggaaTTTTGAAATTCTATTCGCATTTTTAAAAGCTGCTTGTGATTCTAAAAACAACTATAAAAAATGTTCAGAGTTTCAacagtttttcacatgctatgaaaATGTTTCGGATTTTCAAAAATTGTGTCACATTTTATAAATAATGTTTTTATAATTTTGTAAATAATTTGTTTAGAAAATGTTTTGGATCGTTGGCTACGTACTCATGTGGGCCGGCCGACCAGACATGAAGCGAGCTTTTCTTTTCTGAAAGCTGTACAAAAAATTTAAGTGCGAACACTTTTTGAAACATAAACATAATTTTAATGTGTGAATGCTTTTTGAAAATTGAGAAAATAGGGACAAATTTCGAAATCTGAACAAATTGTAAGAAAATATCGCAGGTTTTATGAAAATGTACGGACCAATTCAAACAAATGTttatagaatttataataatatttgtgtgattcaaaaaatgtttcgtACAATCGAAAAATGTAGCATTTCAATAATGTTCATGAGTTTCAAAAAATGTGTTTGTGACATTTTCAAACACAAATGTGTGTACAATGTAAAGAAAAAGTGTGCGCGTTGTAAAAAATTGTGTCTTACATTTAACAGAATATACTTGGCATGTTTTTGAAAAAAGTGGCTacatatttaaaaatgttgaaccatGCAGAAGAGTGTTTGTTTGgttttataaaatgtttattgtCATTGAGAAAATGTAAACATGCATTTGGAAAAAAAATataaccatgtattcaaaaaaatgaaacaatttAATTTAAAAATGTACATAATGTATATGGAAGTATCAAAAGTTTATCAAAAAATATTTTATGTGTGCGTTAAAAATGTACATTGGATAAGAAGAAAAAATAGACAGgagtaaaaaagagaaaaggaaaaaaacaaaacaaggaaaaaaaaaggAAACCCAGAGCAGTGCGCGCACGCGAGCGACgatgttaatgggccggcctaattCAGCAAATACCGGCTAAGTCGTCTCAAGGTTTAAAATATACCGGGATAAGGGAGTTTGGTGTGCTGATTCCAGGGATTGAGAGTTCaaggtttgatttagctttcgccGACAAATTCAAGGTTTGTTTTAGACTTTTTCCAACCTATTATGAGTACATTGCAATCTGCATAAATTGCCGCCGCTCCTGTCGCCGTGAATCCACCCAGGTTCATCGTGTTAATCACCTCCAGGCAATCCGCCTCCACCACCAGCTTGTTCACGCCCACCTGTTGCGCCAGTAGGAGCCCATGTCTCAAAGCAAATGCTTCCGCTGTTGCCACGTCCGTCACATGCTCTAGTTTTCCATTGGACGCCGCTATGAATCCCCCTCTGTCATCTCTCAGTACTGCTCCGACTGCTCCATTGAGAGTTTCTGCATGAAATGCTGCGTCAACATTGAGCTTAACACATCCCTCCATAGGCTTGATCCATCGTTCCTTGTTCACccatgtctccttcttccttgcatGCGTATAATTTGCAGCTAGGGCAGAAATTGACAAGGCTGACCGAGCTGGCGATTGGACCTCTTCTCCATGAACTAGTTGCCTTCTCTCCCACCATATATACCATATCCCAACGAGGATTAATGTTTGTGCGCTCACCTCTGGAAGCAGGCTTCCTCTCGTCGGCATACATAAAATATGGTCCAAAACTAAAGAACCAGCTGTGTCTACATTACTTGCCTCCTCCACCAATCCATCTAGTTTTAGACACCTCCATATTTCCGCCGCTCTTGGACAAGTAAATAGTGCATGCTTGACATCCTCACATCCTCCTGCACACGTAGGACAGTTCCTAGGCATAGCAATATGTTGATTTGCCAGGACTCCGAAGCATGGAACGAACCCATCCATGCGTGAATCTTGATCTTTCCCGGCAATGAGGACTCCCACAGCTTCGCCCATACCGGATAACGCTGTGATTGTTGGCCTTTCGTTCTCTCAAACCATCGTCCAAACTGGTGATCCCACTCAGCATGGTACGCCGACCGGACTGTGAACATGTTGTTCTTCGTGAATCTCCAGGCCACGAAATCCTCCATCATACCCTGCGGTGCGAGCGGGATCGCCAGAATTCTCTCCGCATCAACCTGCCAAAACGTATCCATTACAAGATCTCGATCCCATACACCTGTCACCGGATCGATCAGGTCGGCCACCTTTGACAGCAGATTAGCTCCTCTCGGGGTAACTACACGTCCGTCCGCGCTCTCAGCAACCCACGGGTCAGACCAAATATTAACCTGAGAACCGTCACCGATCCTCCAAATGGCACCTCTTTTGAAGGTGTTAATTCCTGCACAAATGCTCTGCCACGTGAAAGAACACCCACTCTTCATCTTCGCTTCTAATAGTTTTCCGTTCGGATAGTACTTCGCTCTTAAGACTTGTGCACACAGCGACTCCGGGTTCTCCAACAGTCTCCATACCCGCTTGGCCAGTAGGGCAAGATTGAAACTATGTAGATCCCTGAACCCCAGCCCACCTTTGCTCTTTGGCGGCGGCGATGACTTAATGTgcgagagggagaggaggcgaGCCCGTGCTCCTTTTGTGGTCGCGTTTTTTTCCTTTACACAAATTTGCTCGGACCGCGGGTTGAATGCTTCAAATGGCAGGGTGTTTTGTGAAAAAACGAAGCGTTTTCTCAGATCCACTTAAACAGGGACCGCGGGTTGATTTCCTGTAAATCGAGGGGCGTTTTTGCAAAACAACCGCGACGGACGACCAAAAGCAACAGCTGGTTTATtggtaggtaaagataaagataagcACTCCGCTCAGGGCGCCAGTTTGGGTTTCTGGACGATTATCATATTTCATGATTTCCAAAATGTCGGATGGGTACATAATGCGATGGAGGAGAAGGCTTGGACGTCTCTATGGAACATCTCGGTCCCCTCAAAGGTCAAGGTGTTTCTGTGGCGACTTTCCCTGCCACTCGCTCCCGACGACGGGCGTTTTCACAAAAGGAACATGTCATGTGTTAATGCATGCCCTCTTTGCGGCGGGGAGTACTCTGGACTCGTGACGCCATGCAATGATAGGTTGCGCCATGCAATGATAGGTTGCGCCATGCAATGATAGGTTGCGCACATGGGCCTTGTCTGACAAGGATTTGGTTGAGCGGATGGTCGACAACACTGAGCCTAATGCGAAGTGCTGAGAGTTTATCCCATGAGAAGTTCACAAGGCTGGCTATGACTTTGTGGACAATTTGGTATGCGACATACAAACTCCTTCATCAACACGTACCCGATGGACTTAGCATCACTACCACCGGCAGCGACAATGCACAGACCTGTCCGTCAAACGGGGGATCTCTCAAAACGCTGGTTGCCACATGCGGAGAGTTATATGAAATTCAAGGTGGATAGGGCTGTAGAAAGCAATGGCCGTAGAGAAATAGCGGCGGCAATCTGTAGAGATGCCAATGGTGTTTACCAAGGAGTTTCGGCGACAGTATTCAGTGGCATCACTGACCCAACAAACACTTGAAGCTTTGGCTTGTCGAGACGACATTATGTCACTTGTGGAGGATCTAGGCGTACATAAACTTTGCTTAGTGGTGTAGGACATTCAGTAGCTCCGGAGGAAGTCAAGGTTCAATTATACAAGAAATATTGGAGCACAAGACTGGGTTTCAATCTTGTAAATTTATCTTCGAGCGTAGGACTTTTAGTTTTGTAGCACACAATATCGCCATGTTTGCATGTAATCCATACATAGGACACTGTATTTGGTTGGATAATCCGTATAATGATAACGTTCTACCTATGAACATTCTGCATTAATAAAGTGGGTGAGATTTATAAAAAAAGAGGGATGATCTGATTAGAACACCAATGCTTTCGTTCACCGTGGGCGATAATATATGGATGAGACGACGTGATTAGGGTTTTATAAAGATTCTTGGGATGGcgcattagggcatgtacaatgatgctatcttaggagtgtcatgtaggataaatgatgaggtggaggagagagaactcataagaaaaggcttgtcttctcttatttaagataagacaagagatgatATCTTAGCACAATATAtgtcaccatgtttttaggaataactagttatgaagataaggctaagaaatgacccattgtagacattttTTTTGTCATCTTTTAATTACATGCAAGACCTAAGATAAAACTattttatcaaccattgtacatgcccttagtatCGGTGAGGGCCAGGGCAAGATGGGTGGCAAGGTCACGATGCTACTGCTTTCTACtctctccgttccgaattacttgtcttagatttgtctagatacggaggtatctagcactaaaatgagtctagatacatccgtatctagacaaatccaagacaagtaattcggaacggagggagggAGTGACAACGTTGTGTGTTGGCTGGCAGGGGCATGACAACGGTGATTGTGACAATGGTTGGATGGTGGTGATGGAGGCCAGGATGGGCTGGCCCGAGCGGCAACCATGGCCTACTCTCCTTGAGTTGAAACTCCTTTATTGCATGCTAAGGTCATCCGCAGTGGAACACTTAAAATAGATTCTTGAGGTCAAAATCCTAgtcatttactccctccgttccgaattacttgtcgcgggtatgaatatatctagatgtattttagttctagatacattcatttttgcaACGAGTAATTTGAAATAGAGGAAGTAGTTTGTATAGGATTTATTCCCAATCTAGAGGTTGGCATTGACGTTTAACTTCCAGTCAGATGGTTAAGTGAAAATTTAATACCTTTTTGTTGTCTAGGCACCACTAAAATGTTAGTTTTGGCACGCACATAATATAATAATTTATACCTGAGGATGACATTTACACAGACGCTTATATATTTCTTTTTCTTTCGACATATACATAGGCGTACTTACATTTAGTAGGGAGCTCCTGATGCATATAAATCGAGCGATGAAGGAAATTCGTATTCTACACTCACAGGAATAAACTGCCCCTATAACACGCACCCTAGCACAACGCCTGGCGGCCTGTTCCGCTTTTACAAGTTTTATCCTATTTTTTATTTATGTTCTTTTCGGCACACGCGCGAACATTTCTTCCAGaagtatataaacatattttattCCCCAGTTGTCAGTGATCATTTCTTCAAAATACATGAGTTTCCTTAACACATGAATATTTCTTCTGTAAACACGATCACTTTTCAAAATACGAGGGTACCATTTTTCCCCAAACATATGGACATTTTTTGTTGAGATACATGAACATTTTAATTTCTGTGCATTTTAAATAACTTACTTTAGTACAAATATCTTTCAAGTAAAAACTTTTTGGAATAATAAAATAATAAAGTAAATAAGCTGGTTTTGGGCCGAGCCAGTTCCAGTTTACGCAGAGAAGAATAATGGCCTGAAACCCAAACGTTCCATGGGCGGTTGTCGTTCGAGCCCACCTCCTTCCATGGGCCGAGCAGACCGTAACCCGTAACCGTAAGAGCGTACAAGCCCAATGCCCACAACGCGCAACAGCTCCACCAACCCAACCGGCGAGTTGCTCACCGGCCGGCCAAAATCGTCTCAGCCGCCTCTGGATCTGCGGCCGCGTCGCCTCGTCGCCGGCCAGCATGGCGCGGGCGCGGCTGGTGAAAGAGCGCCCCGCGAGCACGCCGGCGGACCGGAGGCGGCCGATCCACTTTGCCGCCTTCCTGCTGCTCGCCGACGCCGCGCTCGTCGCCCTCATCGTCGCCTTCGTCCCCTGTTCGCGCCCTGCCCCTTCCCCCTATTTCCCTCCCAGCCATCCCCCGCTCGCAGCTCACCTCCTCGTTGTTGCTTCCGTGTGCAGATACCAAGATCGACTGGGACGCCTACATGTCTCAGGTACCTGCAATCGAGCACCAAGCTCGTTTTTTTTTTTATCCTCTTTTGGGCGGAGAATCTCGAATTCGGGTTAAACCAGAGAGGTTCTGACTTCCGAGTGTTGATTTCGCGTGGAAGGTGGACGCTtttcgggagggggagagggactACACCAAGATCGAGGGCGACACCGGGCCGCTGGTCTACCCGGCCGGCTTCCTCTACGTCTACTCCGCCATCAAGTTCCTCACTGCAGGCCAAGTGTTCCCTGCTCAGGTCACCTTTTCAGTGCTAAATTTGTTTGCCAGCATCgtcttgttttgcttgttttgccagCATCAGTCATGCCGGTAGCTGTGCTGATTCAATGTGCTTTTGTGTTTGTGTCTGCAGATTCTGTTCGGCGTCTTGTACCTTGTCAACATGAGCCTTGTTCTGCTGCTCTACGTCAAGACTGAAGTGGTATGAGTGCGAAATTCATGATGCGTTTCACCTAATTCTGCGTCAGTTTCACAATTCCAAACTTAAAACACTAGTTTGTTTAGTTCAATGGGGGATAACTCCAATTATAATTTTGCAAGGGACTCCAAAACCGTTTAAGCGTTCTTTTAACAGTAAGAAATATTGTACTTCCTCCAATCCGAATTAATTGACGCAGCCTCTATACAATGTTGTATAGAGGCtgcgtcaattaatatggatcggagggagtagcaaatcTGTACGCCCAGGCTTCCATTGGCAGCACTTCTGCAGAGCTGTTTACCTAGATTTGTTTCTGATGCCTCCCTGTTTCTTGATCATGACGACCAGCTTCCTTGGTGGGCTTTAGGTTTGCTTTGCTTATCAAAGCGAGTTCACTCCATCTTTGTGCTCCGTCTTTTCAACGATTGCGTTGCCATGACGTTGCTCCATGCTGCTATGGTCTTGATTGTCTATCACAAGTGGTACCTCGGCCTAATTATTTTCAGGTGATTACAAACTGCGTGAGTATGACATTGATTTATCATTTCATCCATGCTTGTTTCTtacaaagtactccctctgtaaagaaatataagagcgtttaaatcactaaagtagtgatctaaacgctcttatatttctttacggagggagtactaacatACCATACCGTTAGTACACGCCTTTTGCTCACTTTCTATTGCAACTACTTTTGCTGCAGTGGAGCTGTCTCAGTTAAGATGAACGTGCTCCTTTTTGCTCCATCTTTGTTTCTACTAATGTTGAAGGTATAATGTTATATGACCATCCTCTGTTCCTTACAACTTATGCTATAAACTTTTATCTTACTAAGTTCTCGATAAAGGCCATGAGTATCAAAGGAGTTTTTCTTGCTTTGTTGGGAGCTGCAGGAGTACAGGTGTGTCGTGCTTTACTTTATTCATACTTGTCATCTTAGTTTCATTGTTACAAGTTCTTGAATGGTTTTCTGATCACCATGTGTTAACCACATTTAGGCTGTGCTATGCGCCTATGCTTGATAGTTCCTTCTAGCATGCCAACATGAGTTGTTTATATTTCACAAATGCTATGTACGGTAAAACTG is from Triticum aestivum cultivar Chinese Spring chromosome 3A, IWGSC CS RefSeq v2.1, whole genome shotgun sequence and encodes:
- the LOC123060251 gene encoding dol-P-Man:Man(5)GlcNAc(2)-PP-Dol alpha-1,3-mannosyltransferase; translation: MARARLVKERPASTPADRRRPIHFAAFLLLADAALVALIVAFVPYTKIDWDAYMSQVDAFREGERDYTKIEGDTGPLVYPAGFLYVYSAIKFLTAGQVFPAQILFGVLYLVNMSLVLLLYVKTEVLPWWALGLLCLSKRVHSIFVLRLFNDCVAMTLLHAAMVLIVYHKWYLGLIIFSGAVSVKMNVLLFAPSLFLLMLKAMSIKGVFLALLGAAGVQVLLGIPFLLSHPVEYISRAFNLGRVFIHFWSVNFKFVPEKYFVSKELAIGLLIFHLTTLMVFAHYKWFKHEGGLFHFVHSRFRDATSIQQLISCKPRQSILSKEHIVTVMFVGNFIGIVCARSLHYQFYSWYFYSLPFLLWRTKFPTVVRIILFVAVELCWNVYPSTAYSSLLLLFAHLFILFGLWSSPAEYPYVDKKEKADSKESGKAM